The Mesorhizobium loti DNA segment CTGTAAATATCCCGGACAATCATTCGCAGGATTTCCTGGATGGCGATTTGCCAGGCGGTGTTGATCGTCTGAAGCTCGTTCGTCGTTTCGGTCATCCAGATCTCCTTGATCTTGACGGCCATCGACAAGGTGCGGCGATACGCACGCGAATTGAAATGGGTCGGTCGGCCGGACATAAGAAAGGTCAGGCAACTTTGCCCGACCTCGCTTGGTCTCATGCTTTCAACAGTGCCAGTACATCCGTGGTCAAAGGAAAGCTGAACCGATCAAACGGCCTGGAGATTGCAGGCCGACATTTTGCCCGACTTGTTGTCGCGCTCCATCTCATAGCCGATCTTCTGACCTTCGACGATTTCGCGCATTCCGGCGCGTTCGACGGCAGAGATGTGAACGAAGGCGTCGGCGCCGCCGTTGTCAGGATGAATGAAGCCGAAGCCCTTGGTGGAATTGAACCATTTAACTGTGCCAGTGGTCATGATGAACCCTTTCCATAGCAATATTGAACGACGGCAACGCAACAGCGGTGCCGCTTGTGACGATGACGATTTTGAAGGGAAGGTTCGTTCAGGGCGCGGTGCCAAACGCGCGATAACCAAAGCTCAGCAAGCAATATCGACAGGTAAATTCATATCCGGCTTCCATGGCTACGTCAACTTTTGGTTTTGGGAAATGCGGTTTCAACTTTTTGGTGCAGCCATTAAGGGTGCAATCTGACCGAATAACCCACGGAATAGATTATGCTGATGGAGGAATATAACGGCCCATTGAGCCATGTATGGCAGCCATGCAAAATCGTGCATTGCACAAAGACAAGACTTTGTCGAAAGTTGTCACGTCGGCCATCTACTCCTCCCAGATGCGATGCCGATGGAATGTGAGCCACACCTCCTCCCGTGGCAAACATGATATCGAACCCGCTGCCATCTCCTCCCGGCAGCGGGTTTTTTCATGCCATCAAGATCCGCGTAAATTTTTTTGCAAAGGGTCTTGAAGCTGTTTTCGACGCTTCCCAAATCGGCCGCCGTCGAGGCTGTATGGCTCGACGACGGGCGGCGCCGTTGGGCGGCGCACCTTGTACCCATGTTGCTTCAAGGAGAATGTGGCTATGAGAACCTTTGACTCGCTTTATCGAACCACCGTCGGATTCGATCGTCTTTTCGACATGCTCGACAACGGCACCCGCACCGACTGGCCGCCTTACAATATCGAGAAGACTGGTGAAAACGACTATCGCATCGCAATGGCTATTGCCGGCTTCAGCTCCGAGGAGGTGGAGTTGACGCAAAATGGCCCCGAGCTTGTGGTTGTAGGCCAGAGAGCCACCGACACTGAGGGTCGTCAGGTGCTGCATCAAGGCCTTGCCCTGCGCAACTTCAAACAGGCATTCAAGCTGGCCGACCACATGAAGGTAGTGAATGCGTCCCTTGAGAATGGTCTGCTCAGCATCGAGATTGTTCGGGAGATTCCCGAGGCGCTCAAGCCTCGCCGCATCAGCATCGGCGCGAGCAACCCGGCGGCGGTCAGCAAGCAGATCAGCCAGGACGTCGAAAAGCCGCGCAAGGTGGCCTGACGCCGAGTTTTAACCCTGACACTGCGGTCGCCTCCCGGTTTCTGCCGGGAGGCCTTGATTGCGGAGATTGGAGATGAACCAGCAGACCGAACCATACCGCGCAGCAAGCCGGCGCGCCGCTTCGTTCGAAGGTCTTTTTTGCCTTCTCGACAGTCCTCGCGACGTGCTCAGGCATCCGCGTATGAGCCTCGACGAAAAGCGGGCTTTGCTCGCATCATGGGCCTCTGATGCTCATGCCGTTGAAAACCGGCCCACCTTACGCCGACTGGACAACGGCAAGATCATCCCTCTCGAAGATATCCTGTCGTGCCTGAAGGCCCTGGATCAGTGCTACGCCGCTGGCAAGGACCAGTCGCATCGAGCCATGCCACGGCATATCGTGTTCGATCGCCGCAGCCACCTCTTCCGTGGGTGGCGGCGTAAGCGGCGATTTGCCGGCAAAGACGATGACGATGACCCACCGCCTTTTCCCGCCGCGGTATCCCCGCGCGTACCCGGCGGCGGCCAAAGCGGTGCGTATGTCTCGGCTGAGCGCGAGCCTGCTTATGCCTGACCGATCTGTTTTCGCTTCAGGCTAAAACGTATATCAAGCCCGCCGCGCTGGCCTGCGGCGGGTTTGCATATGAGTTATTTCTTCAGGATATTGCCGTGGTTCAGATCGAAGGCCTGGGCGTCCCCGGCCAGCTTTTGAAAATCATCCTGCAACTCACCCCATTCCCCGAGATACCCGCCGCACTGGCTGCAATGGATGGCCGTGTGTTCTTCCGCGTTGTCCGGGATGTCCATCAGGATTTTCCCGCAGGCTTTGCAATCAAGTTTGTGGTCGAGGCGCTTGCTGTCCATCGATGCTGGAGACCCCACTCGGTTAAGCATTTCCTATCCGCATGGTTGCCCATCGTCCAGCCGCTTCGTAGCTACCTGCGCGCAAAGGCCGGGGCCTGTCGTTGACTTTGGCGGTGCCGAAAGCGTAAGTCGCGGTGCGCGTCTCACGTCCAAGGCGCAGCGCTTCACCCATAAAGGTATCAAAAATGGACGACAAATATGCCAATGCGCGCGAGCATTTTTTCGCGGCTATCCGGACACTGGCAGCCTCTTCCGACAGTGTTCAAACGCGCCTGATCGACGCAAATACGAATATTCTGGAGGTTACGATCGATGAGTTCGATGGTGACCCGGAGCTCAAGTTCAAGTTTGCAAAAATACTGGACCTACTGGCGATCGATCAAGACGATATGGAAGCGGTCGCTGTCGAGACAGCCGCCCACATGACGGATTTTGAGGCCGTCAAGGTCGCCGACCTGATTTGCGATTTCTACTACGAGCTCACCTGAAACTCAGCGCAACACGGTACTGAGGATGAAGCGGGGGAGCTACGCGCAAACACTTTTGCATGTCTGCAAATCACCTCCTTAATAGCGAAATAAATGCGATGGCGAACTCAGGATCAGGCTGGCCCGAATCCTTGACCATCTGATGATCGATCAGCCTGGCCTGAAACGACTGCGGTGGAAACGATCGCGCATGTGGGGGAGAGGGAGGCCGTCAAACTGGTGGACGTGATCTGCGATTTTTAACCCGGACCTGAATGAATTTGGGCCGGCCCCACTGCCCGTGTATTGTTGACGACATCACAGCCGTTCCTCTTTCGACCCTTTTGCGAGTTTCCATGACGACGACAGCGGAACATTTAAAGCCCCTCCTGTGGGAACCCAGGAATCTGATCCGTGCCGTCGAAGCCGCAGGGGTCACCCTTTGGTCGTGGAACGTGGACAGCGACGCGTTGGCCATGGATGACCGGGCCTACGACCTCTGGGGCATACCTCGCGGCACGGACGTCAAATTCGAAGACCTGTCCGCGCATATCCATCCTGCCGACCGCGATAGAGTGCGGGCAGCCTTCAACGCCACGCGGGCCATTGTCGGCCCTTACGAGATCGATTTCAGGATCATGATCGGTGACGAACTCCGATGGATCTCCGCCCGAGGTCAAGGTGATGATGAGGGGATGGTCCAGCGGATCATGTTCGGCATCTTCATAGACGTGACCGGCCGAAAGCAGGCGGAAGAGGGTCGAGAGCTTCTGGCGGGTGAAATGAGCCATCGCGTCAAGAATCTGCTGACCATAGCGTCCGGCCTCACTGCTATCACCTCGCGCTCGACGTCCACGACCAATGACATGGCGCGCGAGCTTACACAGCGGCTGACCGCCTTGGGGCGCGCCCATGATCTGGTGCGGCCGTTGCCCGGCCAGACCGAGGCCGCCTCCGCGCTGCTCGGCGATCTCCTGACGGTACTGCTTGCGCCTTACGACGATCTGGGGGCCTTCAGCGGGCGTATTCGGGTCTCGGTGCCCAGGATGAGCGTCGGTGAGTCTTCCGCAACGATCCTGGCGCTTGTCATCCACGAACTTGCAACCAACTCTCTTAAATACGGAGCCTTGTCGGTCGAGACAGGGACGTTGGATGTTTCGTGCTCCGCGCAAAATGACGCTGTCACAATTGTCTGGACAGAAAGTGGCGGGCCGCCCGTTGGCCCCCCTGCTGCTGCGCCAGGCTACGGCAGCAAGTTGGTGGAGCGCAGCGTAACCGGCCATCTGCGCGGCTCGATCGCCTATGATTGGTCAAAAGACGGCCTGGTGGTCACGCTGAAGGTACAACCGGAGCGCCTTGCGCAATGAACCTCTTGCTCACCGTCAACCCTCAAGGTGGACGATTTGCACGCAGTGAGCTCACCGGACGGCCGCGAAATGGTTTCCGGCTGATATGGATGCGATCCTAAAGGAACTGTACTGGCACGCCGCGGGTGAGCAGCCTGCCAAGTTCCTGAGCATCCCAATTGGTCAAGCGAACACAGCCATGTGAGCCGGTCTTGTCGATGCGGGCTGGCTCAGGCGTGCCGTGGATCCCAAAGCTCGGTTCGGACAGGTCAATCCAGATCACGCCAACGGGACCATTGGGGCCTGGTGGAAGGGTCAGGACCTTGTCGTTGTTGCCCTGTTTGAAATTGAGCTTGGGATTGTAGGTGTAGGTCGGGTTTTCGACAACCGTGCGAACCGTATGCGTACCGGAGGGTGATGGGTTCTCCTCGCTGCCAATGGTGGCGGGAAAGGCTGCCAGCAAAGAGCCGTCTTCTGCATAGGCGCGGAGCTGACCTTCTGCCTTGTCGACCTCCAGCCTGACGGTTTTGCCGCGCCTGCCTGAGCCCAGGTCGGCCACGGATATCGTTTCGCCTTCGACGAAACTGGCATTCGGATTGAGTGCCTTCAGAAAATCTTCATCCATGTGGAAGCGCTCAGCCAAGGCTTCGCTGGCACGAGCGTAGCCGAGATACTTCATCTCCGCCATTTTGGCATAGTCCTTGGGAATGGCACCCACCACCGTCGAAAGATCGTCGGCGGTGATAACGTAGCTGCCGATCACCTGCTTTTCCGCATCGATTGCGCCGATGACCAGCGGGCCCATCTTCCCGTCTACCGGAAGGCCACGCATGGCCTCGAAGGC contains these protein-coding regions:
- a CDS encoding Cold shock protein; the protein is MTTGTVKWFNSTKGFGFIHPDNGGADAFVHISAVERAGMREIVEGQKIGYEMERDNKSGKMSACNLQAV
- a CDS encoding small heat shock protein — its product is MRTFDSLYRTTVGFDRLFDMLDNGTRTDWPPYNIEKTGENDYRIAMAIAGFSSEEVELTQNGPELVVVGQRATDTEGRQVLHQGLALRNFKQAFKLADHMKVVNASLENGLLSIEIVREIPEALKPRRISIGASNPAAVSKQISQDVEKPRKVA
- a CDS encoding sensory transduction histidine kinase, translating into MTTTAEHLKPLLWEPRNLIRAVEAAGVTLWSWNVDSDALAMDDRAYDLWGIPRGTDVKFEDLSAHIHPADRDRVRAAFNATRAIVGPYEIDFRIMIGDELRWISARGQGDDEGMVQRIMFGIFIDVTGRKQAEEGRELLAGEMSHRVKNLLTIASGLTAITSRSTSTTNDMARELTQRLTALGRAHDLVRPLPGQTEAASALLGDLLTVLLAPYDDLGAFSGRIRVSVPRMSVGESSATILALVIHELATNSLKYGALSVETGTLDVSCSAQNDAVTIVWTESGGPPVGPPAAAPGYGSKLVERSVTGHLRGSIAYDWSKDGLVVTLKVQPERLAQ